CAGATACTGCCGCGCCTCCGACACCATCAGCCCCCATTCCGCCGCCGGCGGCTGCGCGCCGAGGCCGAGGAAGGACAGCGTGGCGAACAGCATCACGGCGAAGGCGACGCGGATCGTCATCTCCACCACGATCGGGGCCACGACGTTGGGCAGCATCTCGCGCAGGACGATGTAGCCGCTGCTTTCGCCGCGCGCGATCGCGGCGCTGACGTAATCCTGCTTGCGCACCGTCAGCGCGACGGCCCGCGTGATCCGCGCCATGCCGGGCATGAAGGCCAGCGCCACGGCCAAGAGCGCGTTCACCTCGCTCGATCCCAGAAGCGACACGACCAGCAGCGCCAGCAGCAGCGAGGGGATCGCCATGACGGCATCCACCGTACGCATGATGAACTCGTCCCAGCGCCCACCAAGGAAGGCCGACAGCGTGCCCAGCACCGCCCCCAGCAGCGTTCCCAGAAGGGTCGCCAGAACCGCCATCACCACCGTGGCGCGGGCGCCCGACAGGATACGGCTCAGCGTGTCGCGCCCGAATTGATCGGTGCCAAGCCAGAATTCGGCGCTCGGCGGCTTGTAGCGGGCAAGGGGCGACATCGCCTCGGGGTCGTGCGGGGCCAGCGAGGCGCCGAAGATCACCGCCAGCAGGATCAGCGCGACGATGATCCCCCCGGCAAGGCCCTGCGGGGTCCGCCCGAGGCGGCGCAGCAAGTCAGTCATACTGGATCCTCTTGTCGAGCCAGGCATAGAGAAGATCGGCCGCGAAATTCGCGATCGAATAGGTGGCCGCCATGATCAGCACCCCCGCCTGGATGACCGGCAGATCGCGCGACTGGACCGCCGACATCAGCGAACGGCCGATTCCGGGGATGGAGAAGATCTCCTCCACCACGATCACGCCGCCCAAGAGATAGCCGACATCCAGCGCCACGATGGTGATCGTCGGCAGCAGCGCATTGCGCAGCCCGTGGCGGATCAACACCCGGCGCGGGCGCAGCCCCTTCAGCCGCGCGGCGCGGATGTAGTCGGTCTGCAGCACATCCACGAGTTCCGAGCGCACCATCCGCGAGACATGGGCGATCAGGATGAACGACACGACCACCACCGGCAGCACCAGATGGCGCAGCCATTCGGCCGGATCCTCGGAAAAGGGCACATAGCCGACGGGGGGCAGAAGCTGCCACCAATCCGCCACCAGCAGCACCGCGATCGTGGCGGTCACGAATTCGGGCAGCGAAACCCCGATATAGGAGACGAGGCTGACCGCGAGATCGGCGATCCGCCCCCGCCGCACCGCCGCCACGATCCCCATCGGGATCGCCAGCATCAGCATGAAGAGAAGCGTCAGGACCGTCAGCTGCAACGACGTGCCGAGTGCGGACAAAAGCGTCGGACCCACCGGTTGCCCGGTGCGCAGCGAGGTGCCGAAATCGCCCCGCAGCACGCCGCCGATCCAGTGCAGATACTGCATCCAGATCGGATCGTTCAGCCCCATCTGTGCCCGCAGCGCCGACAGCGCCTCGGGGGTCGCGTTCTCGCCGAGCATCATCACGGCGGCATCGGCCGGCAGCACCTGCGTGATGCCGAACACGAGAAGGGAGACGATGATCAGCGTGTAGCAGATCAGTCCCAGACGTTTGAGAAGGTAGCTCGCCGACACGGTGGCGGGATCCTTGTGTCTGTGCCGACCGCCCGGATGGGGCCGCCGGGGAACGGAGGGCGGCCCGGCCCGCGCGATGCGGGCCGGGACGGTCGGATCAACCGGCGCGGGTCGGGGCCTCGGCGGTCAGCCAAGCGTGATCGAGCCGGTAGAGAGAGGCGCGCGGATGGATGTCGTAATCCCGAAGCCATGTGCGCTTGGCCCCCAGCACATCGAAGAAGGCCGGGATCAGGGCGGGCACATCGGCGTTCATCAGCGCCTGCGCCTGCGTATAAAGGTCCGTGCGCGTCGCGGGATCGGTCACCGCGCGGGCCTTGTCCACGAGCGCGTCGAAATCGGGGTTGTTCCAGCGCGTCTCGTTCCACGCCGCATCCGAGGTGAAGAGCAGCTTGAAGATGCCGTCCGGCGTCGGCTGCATGTTGTAGAACCCGATATAGAAGGCACCCTTCTTCCACACCTGCTCCAGATAGGTGGCATGGGGCATGGTGGTGACGTTGATCGTGATCCCAGCCTCCTTGGCCATCTCGCGCAGCGCCACCGCCAGCTTGCCGCGGATCGCCGGGCGGTCCGAGGCGATCAGTTCCGCCTCCAGCCCATTGGGGAACCCCGCCTCGGTCAGAAGGGCCTTCGCCTTGGCGATGTCCTTCTCGCGCTGCTCCACCGGTTTGAAATAGGGGTAGGAGGCGTTCAGCGGCGTGTCGTTGCCCTTGGTCCCAAAGCCTTCGGTCATGAAATCGACCATCGTGCCCCGGTCCACCGTCAGCGCCAGCGCCTGACGCACGCGCGGATCGTCGAAGGGGGCGATGTCGGTGCCGAAGTTCACATTGCAGAACTGCCCCGAGGCGGCGCGCAGAAGGTCGATGCCGTCCTGCCCGTCGAGCCGCATGTAGTCGTTGGCATCCACCGTCGCGATCATGTCGATATCGCCCGCCAGCAGCGCCGAAACCTGCGCCCCGAGATCGGGGAAGACGCGCAGTTCCACGCGGTCCAGATGCGGGCGCGCGGGGTCGTAGTAATCGGGGTTCTTCTCCACGACGACGAGGCGGTCGGGTTCGTAGGAGACGAGGCGGAACGGGCCGGTGCCGTTGGCCATGCCGCGCAGGCTGGCGTAATCGCCGGTGGCGACCGATGCCGGGATGATCCGCGCATTGTTGTAGGCCAGCGCGACCGGAAGGTCGGCATAGGCGGTGCTGAGCGTGAATTTCACCGTATGCGGATCAATCGCCTCCACCGTCTCGATCGGGCCGACATTGTTGCGCCCAGGGGAGGCCATGTCGGGATCGAGGATCGCCGTGAACGAGGCGACAACATCCTCGGCCGTGCAGGGCGCGCCATCATGGAAGGTGACCCCGCTGCGCAGCGTGAAGGTCCATTCCGTCAGCGCGTCGTTCGAGGTCCAGTCCGATGCGAGGTCCGGTTCGGCCTGCATGTCGCGCGTCAGCCGCGTCAGGCTGGAATAGAGCAGCTCCGCCGCGAGGTATTCGGGGTTCACGCGGCTCAGTTGCGGATGCAGGACGCTGACCGCCTGATCCAGCGCGACGCGCAGCGTGCCGCCCGCTTCGGGCGTGGCGGCGCGGGCAAGGCTGGGCAGGGTGCCGGCCAGTGCGGCAAGGGCGACGGTGGAGGAAAGGAAGGCACGACGATTCAGGGGCAAGGTCTGTCTCCGGGATGAAGGTCAGCGGTTCGGGATGGGATCGGGGTTCAGCGCGGGTTCGAAATCGGCCGCGAGGTAGCACAGGATGCTGCGGGCCAGCGCCACGAGGTCATCGCGCGTCGTATGCTCTTCGGCGCCATGGGCGTTGGAGGTGGGGCGGATCAGACCGCCAAGCTGCACTTCGCGCAGGATGCCCGCGCGCTGAAGATAGCCCGAGTCGGAGCCGCTGGCCGCGCCCCATTTGGCGAAATCCTCGATGCGATAGCCGAAGCCCTCGGCGCGGGCGCGGTTCCAGCGCGGGCTGTGCGGCCCTTCGGGATCGGCCGTGGGGATCAGATGGCCCACCAGATCCACCGCGACCTCGGCGCCCGCCGGGGCGGCGGCGGTCAAAGCGGCCTCGATCTCGGCGCGGGCGGCGGCGAAATCCTCTTCGGGGGCATAGCGGCGCGAGACTTGGAAGGCGAAGCGGTCGGGCACCTGCCCGCCGCAGGTGCCGCCCGCGGCGGTGGTGATGGCGATCTGCGCCGCCAAAGGCGCCTGCCCCGCCCGCACCGGCAGCGCCGAGATGCGCGCGGCGATGGCGGGGCGCAGGTCCTGCACCGCCTGCATCATCGGCAGCGCCGCCTCGATCGCGTTGACGCCGGGGCGCCCCGACCGGCCCGCATCGGCGGCATGGGCCGCAAACCCGGTGACCGTGACCAGCAGGTTGAAACTGCCGAAGCAGCCACCCCAGATCCGCGCCTCGGCCGAGCCGTTGAAGTTCAGCAGATGCCCCGCGACATGCCCCGTCTCCCCCAGATAGCGGATGCCGGGATAGAGGCCCCCCTCCTCGTCGGTGCAGAGCAGAAGCTGCGGCGCATAGGCCAGACGCACCCCAGAGCGGCGCGCGGCGCGCAGGGCGGCCAGCGCCGCCGCGATCGCCCCCTTCATATCGGCGGTGCCGAGGCCGTAAAGACGCCCCCCCTCTTCGGTCAGGCGAAAGGGATCGCGCTGCCAGCCGGGGGCGGCGCAGACGGTATCGACATGGAAATAGAGGCTGCACCGCGGCAGACCCGGATCGGCGTCCACGCACTCCGCGACGACATTCACACGCTCGCCCGCAGCGGGGCCGCGGGGGACGCGCCACAGATCCTCGGGCACCGTCACGCGCTGCGCCGCAAGGCCCGCCTCGTGCAGCATCGGCTCCACGAGGGACGCGAACGCCCCGTAGCCGCGCCCCGGCGGAAAGGTGGTGTCGACCGCCACCATCCGCCCCAGCTCGGCCACCATGGTGTCGGCATCGTCCGCGATGGCGGCAAGGGCCGCTGCGATGGCCGGATCTGTCACGGTGGAGGTGGGCACTCGACTGCTCTTCTCTAAACTATATAGAAAAGAACCCACCACACCGCCTTGCGTCAACCCTTCGGTGCGGCGACAAGAGGGGATGCGGGCGCAGCGGATAAAGGCACACGAAACTTGCACAATTTATCTTCAGGAATGCCTATATATCAGTCACTCGCGAAATCAATCGCCGAGAAAATCAGTTCCGGGGAATGGCCCACCGGCACCGTCCTGCCATCCGAAACCGCGCTGGCGGCCGAATGGCGCGTGTCGGTCGGCACGATGCGCCGCGCACTGAGCGAGCTGACCTCCGAAGGGCTTCTGGCCCGCCGCCGCAAGACGGGGACCGTGGTGACCGGACGCCCGCCGCGGCAGAACCTGCGATTCTATTTCCAGTATTTCCGCCTGCACGGGCGCGACGGCACGCTTCAGAACTCCCTGACGAAGGTGCTGCACGCGGTGGGCCGCCCCGCCACGCCCGCCGAAGCGACCAAACTCGCGATCGAGGTTGGGGGCGCGGTGATCGAGATCCACCGCCTGCGCATCGTGAAGGGCCGCCGCGTCATGCATGAAACGCTGGTCATCGCCGCCGGGCTGGTGCCGGGGATCGACCTTGCGCCCGAGGCCATTCCCGAACGCCTCTATTCCGCGCTGTGGGAGGTCTGGGGCCAGAAGATCGCCGCCATCCGCGAAGAGATCAGCGCCGAAGTCGCCACCCCCGAGGATTGCCGCCTGCTGGACCTTGCGCCCCCCGCCGCCGTGCTGGTGATCAGCGAGATCGCCTATGACGAACAGGCGCGCCCGCTGCTGCTGAACTGCCACCGCGCCAATACGGCGCAGGATGTCTATATCAACGAGATCCAGTGAACCGCGCTCAGGCTTCGCCCTTGGCGCGGGCGGCGGCGATGCGGTTCAGCGCCGCGAGGATCGTCGCCGGATCGCCGCCCTCATAGGCCTCTTGCAGGGCGGTCACATCGTCCGTGAACGCGGCGAAGGCCTGCGCCAGTTCCTGACTGGAGACGGGCATCCGTTCGTGCAGATCGACGAAGGTTTCGGCCGTGGTCGCAAGGACGTAGAAGCCCGCCGCCTGTTCGGGATGCAGGGCCGCCATCTTCATCGCGGTCCGGGCGACGGCCGCATAGGCGTGAATGCCCCGGCCCTTGTCCTGCAGGATGTCGAGAATGGTCGTGAACATGATCGTGTCCTCTCAGAAGGTCAGGCGGCTGGCACCGCCATGGGCCGCCGACCACAG
This DNA window, taken from Falsirhodobacter algicola, encodes the following:
- a CDS encoding ABC transporter permease, which produces MSASYLLKRLGLICYTLIIVSLLVFGITQVLPADAAVMMLGENATPEALSALRAQMGLNDPIWMQYLHWIGGVLRGDFGTSLRTGQPVGPTLLSALGTSLQLTVLTLLFMLMLAIPMGIVAAVRRGRIADLAVSLVSYIGVSLPEFVTATIAVLLVADWWQLLPPVGYVPFSEDPAEWLRHLVLPVVVVSFILIAHVSRMVRSELVDVLQTDYIRAARLKGLRPRRVLIRHGLRNALLPTITIVALDVGYLLGGVIVVEEIFSIPGIGRSLMSAVQSRDLPVIQAGVLIMAATYSIANFAADLLYAWLDKRIQYD
- a CDS encoding ABC transporter permease, coding for MTDLLRRLGRTPQGLAGGIIVALILLAVIFGASLAPHDPEAMSPLARYKPPSAEFWLGTDQFGRDTLSRILSGARATVVMAVLATLLGTLLGAVLGTLSAFLGGRWDEFIMRTVDAVMAIPSLLLALLVVSLLGSSEVNALLAVALAFMPGMARITRAVALTVRKQDYVSAAIARGESSGYIVLREMLPNVVAPIVVEMTIRVAFAVMLFATLSFLGLGAQPPAAEWGLMVSEARQYLHRSAWILICPSAAIALTAIGFNLLGDGLRDALNPKT
- a CDS encoding GntR family transcriptional regulator, translating into MPIYQSLAKSIAEKISSGEWPTGTVLPSETALAAEWRVSVGTMRRALSELTSEGLLARRRKTGTVVTGRPPRQNLRFYFQYFRLHGRDGTLQNSLTKVLHAVGRPATPAEATKLAIEVGGAVIEIHRLRIVKGRRVMHETLVIAAGLVPGIDLAPEAIPERLYSALWEVWGQKIAAIREEISAEVATPEDCRLLDLAPPAAVLVISEIAYDEQARPLLLNCHRANTAQDVYINEIQ
- a CDS encoding M20 family metallopeptidase; this translates as MPTSTVTDPAIAAALAAIADDADTMVAELGRMVAVDTTFPPGRGYGAFASLVEPMLHEAGLAAQRVTVPEDLWRVPRGPAAGERVNVVAECVDADPGLPRCSLYFHVDTVCAAPGWQRDPFRLTEEGGRLYGLGTADMKGAIAAALAALRAARRSGVRLAYAPQLLLCTDEEGGLYPGIRYLGETGHVAGHLLNFNGSAEARIWGGCFGSFNLLVTVTGFAAHAADAGRSGRPGVNAIEAALPMMQAVQDLRPAIAARISALPVRAGQAPLAAQIAITTAAGGTCGGQVPDRFAFQVSRRYAPEEDFAAARAEIEAALTAAAPAGAEVAVDLVGHLIPTADPEGPHSPRWNRARAEGFGYRIEDFAKWGAASGSDSGYLQRAGILREVQLGGLIRPTSNAHGAEEHTTRDDLVALARSILCYLAADFEPALNPDPIPNR
- a CDS encoding ABC transporter substrate-binding protein, with the protein product MPLNRRAFLSSTVALAALAGTLPSLARAATPEAGGTLRVALDQAVSVLHPQLSRVNPEYLAAELLYSSLTRLTRDMQAEPDLASDWTSNDALTEWTFTLRSGVTFHDGAPCTAEDVVASFTAILDPDMASPGRNNVGPIETVEAIDPHTVKFTLSTAYADLPVALAYNNARIIPASVATGDYASLRGMANGTGPFRLVSYEPDRLVVVEKNPDYYDPARPHLDRVELRVFPDLGAQVSALLAGDIDMIATVDANDYMRLDGQDGIDLLRAASGQFCNVNFGTDIAPFDDPRVRQALALTVDRGTMVDFMTEGFGTKGNDTPLNASYPYFKPVEQREKDIAKAKALLTEAGFPNGLEAELIASDRPAIRGKLAVALREMAKEAGITINVTTMPHATYLEQVWKKGAFYIGFYNMQPTPDGIFKLLFTSDAAWNETRWNNPDFDALVDKARAVTDPATRTDLYTQAQALMNADVPALIPAFFDVLGAKRTWLRDYDIHPRASLYRLDHAWLTAEAPTRAG